Proteins encoded in a region of the Stieleria neptunia genome:
- a CDS encoding ExbD/TolR family protein, translating into MAVQIKRSSVAGTLSLTPLIDVVFLLLIFFLVTSEFEEEERRLDIVLPTATSAVPMIGKPREIVIDIDQAGEIYLRGQATSLADLEKLLKASVASNPTNQSAVIRADRGTSFQPVVSVMDVCNRSGISDYSVTTQEGPEGG; encoded by the coding sequence ATGGCCGTTCAAATCAAACGCTCCAGCGTCGCCGGCACGCTCAGTCTGACCCCGCTGATCGACGTGGTGTTTCTGCTGCTGATTTTCTTTCTGGTCACCAGCGAATTCGAAGAGGAAGAACGGCGTTTGGATATCGTCTTGCCGACGGCGACCAGTGCGGTCCCGATGATCGGCAAGCCCCGTGAGATCGTGATCGATATCGACCAGGCCGGCGAAATCTATTTGCGCGGACAAGCGACGTCCTTGGCCGACCTGGAGAAACTGCTCAAAGCGAGCGTCGCGTCCAACCCGACCAACCAATCCGCCGTGATCCGGGCCGACCGAGGAACCTCGTTCCAACCCGTCGTCAGCGTGATGGATGTCTGCAACCGAAGCGGCATCAGCGATTATTCGGTGACGACACAAGAAGGACCCGAGGGGGGGTAG